The following are encoded in a window of Bacteroides sp. AN502(2024) genomic DNA:
- a CDS encoding SPOR domain-containing protein, producing the protein MRDFSFYKPEDNDSSEIESIIRQRRRKIARQQLIYTIILLIIVSLICVWLYRKTVYAEFDGYVALDITEFRSDEDIYFLRANVRVGDLVLPGDTLFSYTIAANFFDHTHNDYEPAIVARNRDIKVQYGLARQDIEVLKVRIAELEKQLATEDHNIRFGLSDNHNKLRTEQELAEAREQYKALRRKLGVLWNAVSQSNKSLSKLNNNGHGYVRIVHMYDYELLQKLGLVYYSVAMDSALVTKKYVPASSLTLRGEPIMSLQSLNARDNNLIVVAYVLPDDMKYVNYHSKAEIIVNDEISYTGTVMMLGARTEEIPGELRNTLSRDHTAAIVIFDIDPNQDIPYWSLSDGVPVRIRINKFKDREPIVGDYIIYNTTTGVYPETLMHAQHKCSKDGDHVVLVHHHDSVHTDKDSVRTVAPDSTVVKNKTPVTHPSDFVASGNATGPYHIIVASGQDKSGAERQVKMLRLRGYKYAKVFSADGYHRVSLCSYATKAEAENAQKQLIKQKEFGNAWILCKRIR; encoded by the coding sequence GCAGACGCAAGATTGCGCGGCAGCAACTGATCTATACCATCATCCTGCTGATTATCGTTTCGTTGATTTGCGTATGGTTGTATCGCAAGACGGTGTATGCCGAGTTTGATGGTTATGTGGCACTTGATATCACGGAATTCCGTAGCGATGAGGATATCTATTTTCTCCGTGCCAACGTGCGTGTGGGCGATCTGGTGCTTCCCGGAGACACCCTGTTCTCGTATACCATCGCGGCAAATTTCTTCGACCATACACATAACGATTATGAGCCGGCCATCGTGGCTCGTAACAGGGATATAAAGGTGCAGTACGGGCTTGCCCGGCAGGATATAGAAGTGCTGAAGGTCAGGATCGCGGAACTTGAAAAACAACTGGCAACAGAAGACCATAATATACGGTTCGGGCTTAGCGACAATCACAATAAGCTTCGTACGGAACAGGAACTTGCCGAGGCACGTGAACAGTATAAGGCTCTGCGACGCAAACTGGGAGTGTTGTGGAATGCGGTCAGCCAGAGCAACAAATCGCTGTCTAAGCTGAACAACAACGGACACGGGTATGTGAGAATCGTGCACATGTATGATTATGAGCTGTTGCAGAAACTCGGATTGGTCTATTATTCCGTGGCGATGGATTCTGCCCTTGTGACCAAAAAGTATGTACCGGCCAGCTCATTGACGTTGCGGGGGGAGCCTATCATGTCGTTGCAGAGTCTGAATGCCCGTGATAACAACCTTATTGTGGTGGCCTATGTGCTGCCTGACGATATGAAGTATGTCAATTACCACAGCAAGGCGGAAATCATAGTGAACGATGAGATCTCATATACCGGAACGGTCATGATGCTGGGTGCCCGTACCGAAGAAATACCCGGTGAACTACGCAATACATTGTCGCGTGACCACACGGCAGCCATTGTGATATTTGATATCGATCCCAATCAGGACATCCCTTATTGGTCGTTGTCAGACGGTGTGCCGGTACGCATCCGAATCAATAAGTTCAAAGACCGGGAACCCATAGTGGGCGATTACATCATTTATAACACGACCACAGGTGTGTATCCCGAGACATTGATGCACGCGCAGCATAAATGTAGCAAAGACGGAGACCATGTCGTGTTGGTGCATCATCATGACAGTGTCCACACTGATAAGGACAGTGTCCGCACGGTCGCGCCGGACTCAACGGTTGTCAAAAATAAGACACCTGTGACACATCCGTCTGATTTCGTGGCATCAGGAAATGCCACCGGCCCCTACCATATAATTGTGGCAAGCGGACAGGATAAAAGCGGAGCTGAAAGGCAGGTAAAGATGTTGCGGCTAAGGGGATATAAATATGCAAAGGTGTTCTCTGCCGATGGATATCACCGGGTATCCCTCTGCTCGTATGCGACAAAAGCCGAGGCGGAGAATGCACAGAAACAATTGATCAAACAAAAAGAGTTCGGCAATGCCTGGATTCTTTGCAAAAGGATAAGATAG